A genome region from Chlorobaculum tepidum TLS includes the following:
- a CDS encoding ABC transporter permease — protein MNPIIEISIPQLLLALLFIVVAQATSFVQKLGLNRDISIGTVRTVSQLFLMGYALTFIFRAENLWLTLGIYVVMVFSAVFIVRGRVKEKQIAYEVPTFLTMLSSYFLTALFVSWLVIGVHPWWDPRYFIPTAGMVIGNSMSALAISIERLFSQMRQQRELVEMKLCLGANYKEASLDIFRGAVKAGMIPSINAMMGVGLVFIPGMMSGQILAGADPLIAIRYQIVVMFMLVGSTAMSTIIVTLIIRRRCFGKSEELVVTAE, from the coding sequence ATGAATCCGATCATCGAAATCTCCATACCGCAGCTGTTGCTGGCTTTGCTGTTCATTGTTGTCGCGCAGGCAACCTCGTTTGTTCAAAAGCTCGGTCTGAACAGGGATATTTCCATCGGAACCGTCCGCACGGTCTCACAGCTCTTCCTGATGGGCTATGCGCTGACCTTCATTTTCAGAGCAGAGAACCTCTGGCTGACGCTCGGCATCTACGTCGTGATGGTCTTTTCGGCGGTGTTCATCGTGCGGGGGCGGGTGAAGGAAAAGCAGATTGCCTACGAAGTGCCGACTTTTCTTACGATGCTGTCGAGCTACTTCCTCACGGCGCTCTTTGTCTCGTGGCTGGTGATCGGCGTGCATCCGTGGTGGGATCCGCGCTACTTCATTCCCACGGCGGGGATGGTAATCGGCAACTCGATGTCCGCGCTTGCCATCTCCATCGAGCGTCTCTTCTCGCAGATGCGCCAGCAGCGCGAGCTGGTCGAAATGAAACTCTGCCTCGGCGCGAACTACAAAGAGGCAAGCCTCGACATTTTCAGGGGAGCGGTCAAGGCGGGTATGATTCCTTCGATCAACGCCATGATGGGCGTCGGCCTCGTCTTCATACCCGGCATGATGTCGGGTCAGATTCTCGCCGGAGCCGACCCACTCATCGCCATCCGCTACCAGATCGTCGTCATGTTCATGCTCGTCGGTTCGACGGCTATGAGCACGATCATTGTGACGCTTATTATTCGCCGCCGGTGTTTTGGGAAAAGTGAGGAGTTGGTGGTGACTGCGGAGTGA
- a CDS encoding ABC transporter ATP-binding protein: MTKLLELRDLSFGYGKGGPPVFEHLSLDVGKGEFLVVKGPSGSGKSTLLRLICRLNTPRSGAILFRGRNTTEIPPSELRSKVTYVPQIPQMIDGTIRDNLLLSFTFAQAQRKSPPDDASLERMLEAFYLQGVGLDQSANTLSVGQKQRLSIMRAILTEPDVLLLDEPTSALDTESASMVFSIVERLNTGEGKTVLIVTHSEYLPAVPQARSCTFRNGKLECS, encoded by the coding sequence ATGACAAAACTCCTTGAACTCAGAGACCTTTCGTTCGGCTACGGCAAAGGCGGGCCGCCGGTTTTTGAGCATCTGTCGCTCGATGTCGGGAAAGGGGAGTTCCTTGTCGTCAAGGGGCCGTCGGGGAGCGGCAAGTCAACGCTGTTGCGCCTCATCTGCCGCCTGAACACGCCGCGCTCGGGTGCGATTCTCTTTCGGGGCCGCAACACAACGGAGATTCCGCCGTCGGAGTTGCGCTCGAAAGTGACCTATGTACCGCAGATTCCGCAGATGATTGACGGCACAATTCGCGACAATCTTTTGCTCTCCTTCACCTTCGCCCAGGCTCAGCGCAAAAGTCCGCCGGATGATGCATCGCTGGAGCGGATGCTTGAAGCATTTTACCTGCAAGGTGTCGGCCTCGATCAGTCAGCCAATACATTGTCAGTGGGCCAGAAGCAGCGCCTGTCGATTATGCGTGCCATTCTGACCGAGCCGGATGTGCTCCTGCTCGACGAACCGACCTCGGCGCTCGATACCGAAAGCGCGAGCATGGTTTTTTCGATTGTCGAACGGCTCAACACCGGAGAGGGCAAAACGGTGCTCATCGTTACGCACAGCGAATACCTGCCCGCGGTTCCGCAGGCCCGAAGCTGCACTTTCCGCAACGGAAAACTCGAATGCTCATGA